One window of the Rufibacter radiotolerans genome contains the following:
- the groL gene encoding chaperonin GroEL (60 kDa chaperone family; promotes refolding of misfolded polypeptides especially under stressful conditions; forms two stacked rings of heptamers to form a barrel-shaped 14mer; ends can be capped by GroES; misfolded proteins enter the barrel where they are refolded when GroES binds): MASKNITFDIEARNKIKKGVDTLANAVKVTLGPKGRNVIIDKKFGAPSITKDGVTVAKEIELKDPVENMGAQLVKEVASKTADMAGDGTTTATVLAQAIYTAGSKNVAAGANPMDLKRGIDKAVHKVVENLKLQSKKIENSSEIAQVGTISANNDVEIGQMIADAMDKVGKDGVITVEEAKGTETEVKTVEGMQFDRGYLSPYFVTNPEKMEAEFENAYILIYDKKVSTMKELLPVLEQVVQTGKALVIISEDVDGEALATLVVNKLRGSLKIAAVKAPGFGDRRKAMLEDIAILTGGTVISEERGYKLDNATLDYLGQAERIIIDKDNTTIVNGRGEKDGITARVNEIKSQIEKTTSDYDREKLQERLAKLSGGVAILYIGASTEVEMKEKKDRVDDALHATRAAVEEGIVAGGGVALIRAIDALNDVDTRNEDEKTGVQIIRTALESPLRTIVANAGGEGSVIVNEVRAGKADYGYNARDDKFENMFAAGIIDPTKVTRLALENAASVAALLLTTECVIADEPEEGGANAGGGMPGGMGGMGGMM; this comes from the coding sequence ATGGCATCTAAAAACATCACTTTCGACATCGAAGCCCGCAATAAGATTAAAAAAGGCGTAGATACCCTGGCCAACGCCGTGAAAGTAACCTTAGGCCCTAAAGGCCGCAACGTTATCATTGACAAGAAATTCGGTGCGCCTAGCATCACCAAAGACGGTGTTACGGTAGCCAAAGAAATTGAACTGAAAGACCCGGTGGAAAACATGGGTGCTCAGTTAGTGAAAGAGGTAGCCTCCAAAACCGCCGATATGGCCGGTGACGGTACTACTACTGCCACTGTCCTTGCCCAGGCCATCTACACCGCCGGTTCTAAGAACGTGGCCGCTGGAGCCAACCCAATGGACCTGAAGCGTGGTATTGACAAAGCCGTTCACAAAGTAGTAGAGAACCTGAAGCTTCAGTCTAAGAAGATTGAGAACTCCTCTGAGATTGCCCAGGTGGGTACTATCTCTGCCAACAATGACGTGGAAATTGGCCAGATGATCGCTGATGCCATGGACAAAGTAGGTAAAGACGGTGTGATCACCGTTGAGGAAGCCAAAGGTACTGAGACTGAGGTAAAAACCGTAGAAGGAATGCAGTTTGACCGCGGTTACTTGTCTCCTTACTTCGTGACCAACCCAGAGAAAATGGAAGCGGAGTTTGAGAACGCGTACATTCTGATCTATGACAAGAAGGTTTCTACCATGAAAGAACTGCTTCCGGTATTGGAGCAAGTGGTACAGACTGGAAAAGCTTTGGTAATTATCTCTGAAGACGTAGACGGCGAAGCCCTTGCTACCCTGGTAGTGAACAAACTGCGTGGTTCTTTGAAGATTGCCGCTGTTAAGGCTCCAGGCTTTGGAGACCGCAGAAAAGCCATGTTGGAAGACATCGCAATCCTGACCGGTGGTACCGTGATCTCTGAAGAGCGCGGTTACAAACTGGACAACGCTACCTTAGACTACTTAGGTCAGGCGGAGCGTATCATCATTGACAAAGACAACACTACCATTGTAAACGGTAGAGGCGAGAAAGACGGCATCACTGCCCGTGTCAATGAGATCAAGTCTCAGATTGAGAAAACCACCTCTGACTATGACAGAGAGAAACTTCAGGAGCGTCTGGCCAAATTATCTGGCGGGGTAGCTATCCTCTACATCGGGGCTTCTACTGAAGTTGAGATGAAAGAAAAGAAAGACCGTGTGGATGATGCCTTACACGCAACCAGAGCTGCCGTTGAAGAAGGTATTGTTGCCGGTGGTGGTGTAGCCCTCATCAGAGCTATTGACGCCCTGAACGACGTAGATACCCGCAACGAAGACGAGAAAACCGGCGTGCAGATTATCCGCACCGCTCTGGAGTCTCCTTTGAGAACGATTGTGGCCAACGCCGGTGGCGAAGGATCAGTGATCGTGAACGAGGTTCGTGCCGGTAAGGCTGACTACGGTTACAACGCCCGCGACGACAAGTTTGAGAACATGTTTGCCGCTGGTATCATTGACCCAACTAAAGTAACTCGTTTGGCTTTAGAGAACGCTGCTTCTGTGGCTGCCTTGTTGCTGACGACCGAGTGTGTGATTGCTGACGAGCCTGAAGAAGGTGGTGCTAATGCCGGTGGCGGAATGCCAGGCGGTATGGGCGGTATGGGCGGCATGATGTAA
- the groES gene encoding co-chaperone GroES: MALDLKPLADRVIVLPAAAEEKTKSGIIIPDTAKEKPQRGEVVAVGEGKISDQGVLVKSQLKVGDQVLYGKYAGTEISLDGSDYLIMRESDILAVL; this comes from the coding sequence ATGGCCTTAGATCTAAAACCATTGGCAGACAGAGTAATTGTATTACCTGCTGCGGCTGAAGAAAAAACCAAGTCTGGTATCATCATCCCTGATACTGCCAAAGAAAAACCACAGCGCGGCGAAGTAGTAGCTGTTGGAGAAGGCAAAATCTCCGACCAAGGTGTTTTAGTTAAATCACAATTGAAAGTGGGCGACCAGGTATTGTACGGCAAATACGCCGGTACTGAAATCTCTCTGGACGGGTCAGATTACCTGATCATGCGCGAGTCTGACATCCTGGCGGTCCTTTAA
- the secG gene encoding preprotein translocase subunit SecG, which yields MYIALISVILFLCVLLILVVLSQNSKGGGLSSQFGGGGTSQLMGVKRTGDLLEKLTWGFAIGIIVLTLASHTLDLGVADDNRSVNEQRAGQGAPIAPAPAAAPAAIPQEDAATTPAPAPADSAN from the coding sequence ATGTACATTGCTCTGATCAGCGTTATCCTTTTCCTTTGCGTGCTGTTGATATTGGTGGTTTTGTCCCAAAACTCCAAAGGTGGTGGGTTGTCCAGCCAGTTTGGCGGCGGCGGTACCAGCCAACTGATGGGTGTGAAACGCACCGGCGACCTTTTAGAGAAACTGACCTGGGGTTTCGCCATCGGGATCATTGTACTTACGTTAGCCTCCCATACCTTAGATTTAGGGGTTGCAGATGACAACCGCAGCGTGAACGAGCAACGTGCCGGCCAAGGGGCGCCTATCGCCCCTGCTCCTGCCGCTGCCCCGGCCGCTATTCCGCAGGAAGATGCTGCCACTACGCCAGCCCCCGCTCCCGCAGATTCTGCCAACTAA
- a CDS encoding tetratricopeptide repeat protein, with product MNKAAFLNIVRQVAPIQDQEVDDLEKLVVSFPYCQTAHVLLAKAAHDRGSMLSTQKLRRAAAHASNRQLLKQLIYAAPPVPEVYLEEQEEEEQSSAPTAVSEPFSENQPQTEVLPQEEEMGDEWAPEETEVEEVPDTDLAGLDFGEDLSAPKEQDAEEETDFTLQETSLSEEAELSSEEVISDPQELAQALLAADTFTSEEEIIASDLEEEALFNTEVESLPEQEQLAATFLEPFSEKEVENSVLVVETGEPTTEQELQEEEAILEDFTAVEEEDDFNLEELLELIQINGLSSLSAPIPSVNLTHEEIISEITSSSETASLKELPEPADEARELPLAAVATDDNLSAYLEIAELYTVYDTSGYEFPTLKVQEAEPASVEPETEQDLYLSIFTQNNLAYWMGSSRLGESIQLKDELTSLTPFYFQPELILEHVKSSHTPAPEPEETPAAKLDKQLFIINQFLKSAPKRKNVANAQLPQEPQEDLSAKSSKPKKNLVSENLALIFIKQGKAKKAIKIYEQLIVKFPEKKSYFAEQIEKLRNEL from the coding sequence ATGAACAAAGCGGCATTTTTAAATATTGTACGGCAAGTTGCGCCCATTCAGGACCAGGAAGTAGACGACCTGGAGAAACTGGTGGTGTCCTTTCCGTATTGCCAGACCGCCCATGTTCTGCTGGCCAAGGCTGCCCATGACCGGGGTAGCATGCTTTCCACCCAAAAATTGCGCAGAGCCGCCGCCCACGCCTCTAACCGCCAGCTCCTAAAGCAACTGATCTACGCCGCTCCGCCGGTGCCAGAAGTTTATCTTGAGGAGCAGGAAGAGGAAGAGCAGTCCTCAGCACCAACCGCCGTTTCAGAGCCGTTTTCTGAAAACCAGCCCCAAACTGAGGTTTTGCCTCAGGAGGAGGAAATGGGCGATGAGTGGGCTCCGGAAGAGACTGAAGTAGAGGAAGTCCCCGACACAGACCTTGCCGGATTAGATTTCGGCGAGGACCTTTCTGCGCCGAAAGAGCAAGACGCGGAAGAGGAAACGGATTTTACCTTACAAGAAACGTCTCTTTCAGAGGAAGCAGAACTTTCTTCAGAAGAAGTTATTTCAGACCCTCAGGAGTTGGCCCAGGCCTTACTTGCTGCAGATACTTTTACCAGTGAGGAAGAGATAATCGCTTCTGACCTTGAAGAAGAAGCCCTTTTCAACACTGAAGTTGAAAGCCTGCCGGAACAGGAACAACTGGCCGCTACTTTTTTGGAGCCGTTTTCTGAAAAAGAGGTTGAAAACAGCGTTCTGGTAGTTGAGACGGGAGAGCCTACTACGGAGCAGGAGCTGCAAGAAGAAGAAGCCATTTTAGAGGACTTCACTGCTGTTGAGGAAGAAGATGACTTTAACCTGGAGGAGTTGCTGGAGCTTATCCAGATCAATGGGCTGTCCAGCCTTTCGGCGCCTATTCCAAGCGTAAACCTCACCCATGAGGAGATCATCTCTGAGATTACATCTAGCTCAGAGACAGCTTCTTTAAAGGAGTTGCCTGAACCGGCAGATGAAGCAAGAGAGCTCCCCTTGGCCGCAGTTGCCACAGACGATAACCTGTCTGCTTATCTGGAGATTGCGGAGTTGTACACGGTGTATGACACCTCTGGCTACGAATTCCCAACCCTGAAAGTGCAGGAGGCAGAGCCTGCTTCAGTGGAACCGGAAACCGAGCAGGATCTTTACCTGTCTATCTTCACGCAAAACAACTTGGCGTATTGGATGGGCTCCAGCCGCCTGGGGGAAAGCATTCAACTCAAAGACGAGCTTACCTCCCTAACACCGTTCTATTTCCAGCCGGAGCTTATTCTGGAGCACGTAAAAAGCAGCCACACCCCTGCTCCTGAGCCCGAGGAAACGCCGGCGGCCAAACTGGACAAACAGCTTTTTATTATAAATCAATTCCTGAAATCGGCGCCCAAGCGGAAGAACGTGGCTAATGCCCAGTTGCCCCAGGAACCCCAGGAAGACCTGTCTGCCAAGAGCTCCAAGCCAAAGAAGAACCTGGTGTCAGAAAATCTGGCCCTCATCTTCATAAAGCAAGGAAAAGCCAAAAAGGCTATCAAAATTTATGAACAATTAATAGTAAAGTTTCCAGAAAAAAAGAGTTACTTTGCCGAACAGATAGAAAAATTAAGAAACGAACTTTAG
- a CDS encoding LptE family protein → MKTYKSFSCLLPLVLLTFLLSGCYSFSGVNLSPEVKTISITNFSNASGQGPSNLQQFVTEDFKDYFQRNTTLRILPQAGDLQIEGQILSYSFSPAAIQRSDLPAGGNVGLDQAGANRLTIVVQINYTDTKNPTNNFDQSFSGFYDFPPTLDINLISRAQIQQITERIIYSVFTKTVANW, encoded by the coding sequence TTGAAGACTTATAAATCCTTCTCCTGCCTTTTGCCTTTGGTGCTCCTCACCTTCCTGCTTAGCGGGTGCTATTCCTTTTCCGGGGTGAATCTTTCCCCCGAGGTGAAGACCATATCCATCACCAACTTCAGCAACGCCTCTGGCCAAGGACCTTCTAACCTGCAACAGTTTGTCACTGAGGACTTCAAGGATTACTTTCAACGCAACACTACCCTGCGTATCTTGCCGCAAGCCGGTGACCTGCAGATTGAAGGCCAGATACTGAGCTATTCCTTCAGCCCAGCCGCAATTCAGCGGAGCGATTTGCCTGCCGGCGGTAACGTGGGTCTGGACCAGGCCGGCGCCAACCGTCTTACTATTGTGGTGCAGATCAATTACACAGACACTAAGAACCCCACCAACAACTTTGACCAAAGTTTCTCGGGGTTTTATGATTTCCCTCCTACGCTGGATATCAACCTCATCAGCCGCGCCCAGATCCAGCAGATCACCGAACGGATTATCTATAGCGTTTTTACAAAAACGGTAGCGAATTGGTAG
- a CDS encoding sigma-54 interaction domain-containing protein gives MREIEIQSVKQRFGIIGNSPLLNYAIQVAVQVAPTDMTVLINGESGSGKESFSKIIHQLSPRKHGQFIAINCGAIPEGTIDSELFGHEKGSFTGAQEARKGYFEVTNGGTIFLDEIGEMPLGTQARLLRVLENGEFIKVGSSKVLKTDVRVVAATNVNLLQAVERGQFREDLYYRLNTVPISVPPLRERGEDTHLLFRKFASDFAERYHVKPITLLPDAVQELLRYRFPGNIRQLKNIVEQISVLEYEREINGTTLRKYLPQEQVNQLPAIFHPQAGAEGSTGISERDLLYKVLFDMRKDMNDLKQVVFDLLSHQQEDAELLKANSHLFDEVRPYEPPVYRPSPERRDGYMLSVDEDDEPYEEKVEDISHETEEESLSLEHKEKEMILKALKKHGNKRKYAAKDLGISERTLYRKLKQYDLEDL, from the coding sequence ATGCGTGAAATAGAGATACAGTCGGTGAAGCAGCGGTTTGGCATCATCGGGAATTCGCCTTTGCTGAATTACGCTATCCAGGTGGCGGTCCAGGTGGCGCCCACCGATATGACCGTCCTGATCAACGGCGAAAGCGGCAGCGGGAAAGAATCCTTTTCCAAGATCATCCACCAGCTGAGCCCCCGCAAGCACGGCCAGTTCATTGCCATCAACTGCGGCGCCATTCCGGAAGGAACCATTGACTCAGAATTGTTCGGGCACGAGAAAGGCTCCTTCACCGGCGCCCAGGAGGCCCGCAAAGGCTATTTTGAGGTCACCAACGGCGGTACTATTTTCCTAGATGAGATTGGCGAAATGCCGCTGGGCACCCAGGCCCGCCTGCTGCGCGTGCTGGAAAACGGCGAATTCATTAAAGTAGGCTCCTCCAAAGTCCTCAAGACCGATGTACGCGTGGTGGCTGCCACCAACGTGAACCTGCTGCAGGCCGTGGAGCGCGGCCAGTTTAGAGAGGATTTATATTACCGCCTGAACACCGTACCCATCAGTGTACCTCCTTTGCGGGAGCGCGGAGAAGACACGCACCTGTTGTTCCGTAAATTCGCCAGTGATTTTGCCGAGCGCTACCACGTAAAACCTATCACGTTGCTGCCCGATGCGGTGCAGGAACTGTTACGCTACCGGTTCCCGGGCAATATCCGCCAGCTGAAGAACATAGTGGAGCAGATCTCGGTGCTGGAGTACGAACGGGAGATCAATGGGACTACCCTACGCAAGTACCTTCCGCAGGAACAAGTCAACCAATTGCCGGCCATCTTTCACCCACAGGCCGGCGCAGAAGGCTCCACCGGCATTTCTGAGCGCGACCTCCTGTACAAGGTGCTGTTTGACATGCGCAAAGACATGAACGACCTCAAGCAGGTGGTCTTTGATTTATTGTCGCACCAGCAGGAAGACGCGGAACTATTGAAGGCCAACAGCCACTTATTTGATGAGGTGCGCCCCTATGAGCCGCCGGTGTACCGGCCCAGCCCCGAGCGCCGCGATGGCTACATGCTTTCCGTGGACGAGGACGACGAACCTTATGAGGAGAAAGTAGAGGATATCTCCCATGAAACCGAGGAAGAAAGCCTTTCTTTGGAGCACAAGGAAAAGGAAATGATCCTGAAGGCGTTGAAGAAGCACGGGAACAAACGCAAATACGCCGCTAAAGACCTGGGCATTTCTGAACGCACGCTTTACCGCAAATTAAAACAGTACGACCTTGAAGACTTATAA
- the miaB gene encoding tRNA (N6-isopentenyl adenosine(37)-C2)-methylthiotransferase MiaB, which yields MHAPILDLDFIDNRTPEEAAACDTKVTVDTNTGRQRKLYIESYGCQMNFSDSEIVSSILFEAGFDTTSDVKNADLVLLNTCSIREKAETTVRHRLLQLQHMKKKRPGLIVGVLGCMAERLKKNLLEEEKMVDLVVGPDAYRDLPSLISEVEGGHKAVNVLLSREETYADINPIRLNSNGVSAFVSIMRGCDNMCSFCVVPFTRGRERSRDAHSIVREAQELVSQGYKEVTLLGQNVDSYKWASEDGTEKVNFAQLLEKVALISPDLRVRFSTSHPKDITDEVLYTIKKYDNICKYIHLPAQSGNSRVLDLMNRTYDRAWYIDRVDAIRRILGDECAISTDMISGFCTETEEEHKDTLTLIDYVQYDYAYMFFYSERPGTLAARKLEDDIPLEVKKRRLQEVIDLQRHYSLIRNEKTVGTVQKVLLEGFSKRSQEMLSGRDDKNRMVIIPKMDYQKGDYVNVLITHCSVGTLFGEPIL from the coding sequence ATGCACGCACCCATTCTGGATTTAGATTTCATAGATAACCGCACGCCCGAAGAAGCCGCCGCATGCGATACCAAAGTGACCGTAGACACCAACACCGGCCGTCAACGGAAGCTGTATATTGAGAGCTACGGCTGTCAGATGAACTTCTCAGACAGTGAGATCGTCTCCTCTATCTTATTTGAGGCCGGTTTTGACACTACCTCAGATGTAAAGAACGCCGACCTGGTGTTGCTGAACACCTGCTCCATCAGGGAAAAGGCTGAAACAACTGTCCGCCACCGGTTGCTGCAACTCCAACATATGAAGAAAAAGCGCCCTGGCCTGATAGTGGGCGTCCTGGGCTGCATGGCTGAGCGTTTGAAAAAGAACCTGCTGGAAGAGGAGAAAATGGTGGACCTGGTGGTGGGCCCCGATGCCTACCGCGACCTTCCCTCCTTGATCAGTGAAGTGGAAGGCGGCCACAAAGCCGTGAACGTGCTGCTTTCCCGGGAGGAAACCTACGCTGACATTAACCCCATCAGGCTGAACAGCAACGGCGTGAGCGCCTTCGTTTCTATCATGCGGGGCTGTGACAACATGTGCTCTTTCTGCGTGGTACCCTTCACCCGCGGGCGCGAGCGCAGCCGTGATGCGCACTCCATTGTGCGCGAGGCGCAGGAATTGGTCAGCCAGGGCTACAAAGAAGTAACGCTGTTGGGCCAAAACGTAGACTCCTACAAGTGGGCCTCTGAAGACGGTACCGAGAAAGTGAACTTCGCCCAACTGCTGGAAAAAGTAGCTTTGATCTCCCCTGATCTGCGCGTGCGGTTCTCTACCTCCCACCCCAAAGACATCACAGATGAAGTGCTGTACACCATCAAGAAGTACGACAACATCTGCAAATACATTCACCTACCTGCCCAAAGCGGAAACTCCCGCGTGCTGGATTTGATGAACCGCACCTATGACCGTGCCTGGTACATAGACCGCGTAGACGCTATCAGGAGAATTTTGGGCGACGAGTGCGCTATCTCCACAGACATGATCTCTGGCTTCTGCACCGAGACCGAGGAAGAGCATAAAGACACGTTGACCCTCATTGACTACGTGCAGTATGACTATGCCTATATGTTCTTCTACTCTGAGCGACCCGGCACCCTGGCGGCTCGCAAGTTAGAGGATGACATCCCGCTGGAAGTGAAAAAGCGCCGCCTGCAGGAAGTCATTGACTTACAACGTCATTACTCGCTTATCCGGAATGAGAAGACGGTAGGTACTGTGCAAAAGGTGTTGCTGGAAGGCTTCTCCAAGCGCTCCCAAGAAATGCTGAGCGGCCGCGATGACAAAAACAGAATGGTCATTATCCCTAAAATGGATTATCAGAAAGGCGATTACGTGAACGTGCTCATCACCCACTGTTCTGTAGGCACCCTGTTTGGGGAACCGATTCTTTAA
- a CDS encoding anthranilate synthase component I family protein, whose translation MQQLTLPFSDLPVPVQQWKQQALAWATAENEAVAYYEPNGISYRHGSFHNLLGMRKKSTGMQGLDIATTWQELEQILEANTVAPLLGFLTYDLKNGLEQLHSQHPDQIGFPELYFFRPEIWLAWEESYVTINSFTADPVVIAREIGGMPFSACFSKNSLKTKARVPKEEYLKTVENLRQHILEGDVYEVNYCQEFYAEVVVLNPLPLFWRLNEASPTPFAGFLKLNHRYLLCASPERFLKKEGQLLVSQPIKGTIKRGTTLEQDNQQRAALAASEKERAENMMIVDLVRNDLNRVAVTGSVQVEEFFGLYPFKFVWQMISTVTGELPIKVGALEVIKAAFPMGSMTGAPKIRALELIEQYEKIKRGLYSGSLGYFMPNGDFDFNVVIRSLQYNAQTQYLSFEVGSAITYDSDPEQEYQECLLKAAAITQVLENPSFVS comes from the coding sequence ATGCAGCAGCTTACCTTGCCTTTCTCTGACTTACCTGTTCCGGTACAGCAATGGAAACAGCAAGCGCTGGCGTGGGCAACGGCAGAGAATGAAGCGGTCGCCTATTATGAACCTAACGGCATTTCCTACAGGCATGGATCTTTTCATAACCTATTGGGCATGCGCAAGAAAAGTACGGGCATGCAAGGCTTGGACATAGCTACTACCTGGCAGGAACTGGAGCAGATTTTGGAAGCCAATACCGTTGCCCCCCTCTTGGGTTTTCTCACCTATGATCTAAAGAATGGCCTGGAGCAACTGCACAGCCAGCACCCAGACCAAATAGGCTTTCCTGAGCTTTACTTTTTCCGGCCTGAGATCTGGTTGGCCTGGGAAGAAAGCTACGTCACCATTAATTCTTTCACCGCAGACCCGGTGGTGATTGCCCGTGAAATTGGGGGTATGCCGTTTTCGGCCTGTTTTTCTAAAAACAGCCTCAAAACAAAAGCCCGGGTACCAAAGGAAGAATACCTGAAAACGGTGGAGAACCTACGCCAGCACATTCTGGAAGGAGACGTGTATGAGGTCAACTACTGCCAGGAGTTTTATGCCGAGGTCGTTGTCCTGAATCCGCTCCCCTTATTCTGGCGCCTCAACGAAGCCTCGCCCACGCCTTTTGCCGGTTTCCTGAAACTAAACCATCGATACCTGCTGTGCGCCAGCCCCGAGCGTTTTTTGAAAAAGGAAGGACAGTTGCTGGTCTCCCAGCCTATTAAAGGCACCATTAAACGAGGCACCACTCTAGAACAGGACAACCAGCAAAGGGCTGCGCTGGCTGCCAGCGAAAAGGAACGCGCCGAAAACATGATGATCGTGGACCTGGTCCGGAATGACCTGAACCGGGTGGCCGTTACCGGCAGCGTGCAGGTGGAAGAGTTTTTCGGGCTGTACCCGTTTAAGTTTGTCTGGCAGATGATCTCTACGGTCACCGGGGAGTTACCAATAAAAGTTGGCGCGTTGGAAGTTATCAAGGCCGCCTTTCCCATGGGCAGCATGACGGGCGCACCCAAGATCAGGGCCCTGGAACTGATTGAGCAGTACGAGAAAATCAAAAGAGGCCTGTACTCGGGTTCCCTGGGCTATTTTATGCCCAACGGCGATTTTGATTTCAACGTGGTCATTCGGAGCTTACAATACAATGCGCAAACCCAATACCTTTCCTTTGAGGTAGGCAGCGCCATCACTTATGACTCAGACCCGGAGCAAGAGTACCAGGAATGCCTTTTGAAAGCCGCCGCCATCACGCAGGTGCTGGAGAATCCTTCCTTTGTCTCCTGA
- a CDS encoding zinc ribbon domain-containing protein, translating to MESTVASKLDALLRLQSLDSQLDQILQVRGDLPEEVRDLEDEIAGYQVRVSKFDEEIAELQQSIANRKQGIKDAEKLIKKYEEQQENVRNNREFDAITKEVELQKLEIQINEKKIREANYQIEQKIADIQDTKNRLEERQKDLNTKNSELQVMVGESEEDERKLNEQKQEAISHIEDRLLFAYNRIRKNVRNGLAVVTVKRDACGGCFNTVPPQRQSDIASKKKITVCEHCGRILADVELKVIV from the coding sequence ATGGAAAGTACTGTAGCAAGTAAGTTAGACGCACTTCTAAGACTTCAGAGCTTAGATTCTCAATTAGACCAAATTCTACAAGTTAGAGGCGACCTACCCGAAGAGGTTCGTGACCTGGAAGATGAGATTGCCGGCTACCAAGTACGCGTGAGCAAATTTGATGAGGAGATCGCTGAGCTTCAGCAGTCTATTGCCAACCGCAAGCAAGGTATCAAAGACGCTGAGAAGCTGATCAAGAAATACGAGGAGCAGCAGGAGAACGTACGCAACAACCGCGAGTTTGACGCCATCACCAAAGAGGTGGAGCTTCAGAAACTGGAGATCCAGATCAACGAGAAGAAGATCCGCGAAGCCAACTACCAGATTGAGCAGAAGATCGCTGATATCCAGGACACCAAAAACCGTCTGGAAGAGCGTCAGAAAGACCTTAACACCAAAAACAGCGAACTGCAGGTAATGGTGGGCGAAAGCGAGGAAGACGAGCGCAAACTCAACGAGCAGAAGCAGGAAGCCATTTCCCACATTGAAGACCGCCTTCTGTTTGCCTACAACCGGATCCGGAAAAACGTGCGCAACGGCCTGGCCGTTGTTACCGTGAAGCGTGACGCCTGCGGAGGATGTTTCAACACCGTTCCCCCTCAGCGCCAGTCAGACATTGCCTCTAAAAAGAAAATCACCGTTTGCGAACACTGCGGCCGTATCCTGGCCGATGTGGAGCTTAAGGTAATCGTGTAA
- a CDS encoding Nif3-like dinuclear metal center hexameric protein, translating into MTKIKEVVQELERYAPPAYQESYDNALLQVGDPEATVTRVLVTLDCTLEVVLEAVDRGCNLIVAHHPVIFKPLKSLTGKTPVERILLKALEHKIAIFACHTNLDHVHNGVNAKLCEKLGIINTKVLAPKTGTLAKLETYVPLEDTEKVLAALHKAGAGQIGDYSDCSFRITGTGRFTPNLQANPHIGEPGKTEETIENRIEVVFPAYKQTQIMRALLQAHPYEEVAHYLVALQNENQEVGAGMVGDLEEPLYTDAFLYHLKERLKINTFRHTAWPQKPIKRVAVCGGAGSFLIRQAKAAGADVFLTADLKYHEFFEANAQMALVDVGHYESEVYTKELFYDILTKSFANFAVDLSYTNTNPVRHS; encoded by the coding sequence ATGACAAAGATAAAAGAAGTGGTACAGGAACTGGAGCGGTACGCCCCCCCTGCCTATCAGGAATCTTATGACAACGCCCTGCTCCAGGTGGGTGACCCCGAAGCCACCGTCACCCGGGTGTTGGTAACCCTTGACTGTACCCTGGAAGTAGTGCTGGAAGCCGTGGACCGTGGCTGCAACCTGATCGTGGCTCACCACCCGGTCATCTTCAAGCCCTTGAAAAGCCTCACCGGCAAAACCCCGGTGGAGCGCATATTGCTCAAGGCCCTGGAACACAAAATAGCCATCTTCGCCTGCCATACCAACCTGGACCACGTGCACAACGGGGTCAATGCCAAGCTCTGCGAGAAACTAGGCATCATCAACACCAAAGTGCTGGCCCCTAAAACCGGAACTCTGGCCAAGCTGGAAACCTACGTGCCTCTGGAAGACACCGAAAAGGTGTTGGCGGCGCTGCACAAAGCCGGGGCCGGACAGATAGGTGATTACTCAGACTGCAGTTTCAGGATTACCGGCACCGGAAGATTTACGCCCAACCTGCAGGCCAATCCCCACATTGGCGAGCCCGGCAAAACCGAGGAAACCATTGAAAACAGGATTGAAGTCGTTTTCCCGGCCTATAAACAGACCCAGATCATGCGCGCCCTGCTGCAGGCCCACCCCTATGAGGAAGTGGCCCATTACCTGGTGGCCCTGCAAAATGAGAACCAGGAAGTAGGTGCCGGCATGGTAGGCGACTTGGAGGAGCCCCTGTACACAGATGCCTTCTTGTACCACTTGAAAGAACGCCTGAAGATCAATACCTTCCGGCATACGGCCTGGCCGCAGAAGCCCATTAAGCGCGTGGCCGTGTGCGGGGGCGCCGGAAGTTTCCTGATCAGGCAGGCCAAGGCGGCGGGCGCCGATGTCTTCCTCACCGCCGATTTGAAGTACCACGAGTTTTTTGAGGCCAACGCTCAAATGGCGCTGGTAGACGTAGGTCATTATGAAAGCGAAGTTTACACGAAGGAGCTTTTTTATGATATACTTACAAAATCTTTTGCTAATTTTGCAGTCGATTTGTCATACACCAATACAAATCCCGTTAGACACAGCTAA